From Daucus carota subsp. sativus chromosome 6, DH1 v3.0, whole genome shotgun sequence, the proteins below share one genomic window:
- the LOC108192961 gene encoding probable receptor-like protein kinase At5g61350: MPLQCLVCLSFLHTNRKIAMLSIMRELHFSLSVYVCFLLLFAAFSFTTASNSYLPADNYLINCGSPESTMLQDGRTFKSDSQSVSFLSTDENILASVDSVSDISSSSFPLSLPLFSTARIFREESMYRFLVFRPGRHWLRLYFYPVTHPLYNLTTSVFTVKTDKMVFLHDFSVKDSARLVFKEYLVDVTSDRFSLILSPLKNSFAFINAIEFLSAPDTIISDSASAVSPVADFNGLLKHAFEVSYRVNVGGPIITPKNDTLWRTWQPDVGYMKIPQGVKNVSVAPDVVNYPEGGATPLIAPNAVYSSASEMADSGMISPNFNLTWEMPVDSSFSYLIRLHFCDIVSKSLNELYFNIYVNGLMGASSFDLSALTSGLSVPYYRDFVLNASAISNDLIRIQVGPSSSLQSAVPNALLNGLEILKMSNSDGSLDGLFSSSEKHSATSTAVKIAEFTGLALAVAAIVLLVFTICRRNRRPRDWEKRRSFSSCFHPLNSSSFCIKSKSSYSNTFTSGINLGRVFTLSELRDATRNFDETAVIGIGGFGKVYLGELEDGTSLAIKRGNQSSSQGINEFQTEIKMLSKLRHRHLVSIIGYCDEQSEMILVYEYMAKGPLRDHIYGTNLPPLSWRQRLDICIGAARGLHYLHTGASQGLIHRDVKTTNILLDENFVAKVSDFGLSRDAPSLDQTHVSTAVKGSFGYLDPEYFRRQQLTDKSDVYSFGVVLFEVLCARPALDPTLPREQVNLAEWAMTRQRKGVIEKIIDPRIAGTISSECLMKYVEAAEKCLAEYGVDRPSMGDVLWNLEFALQLQDASSQLDPPEEELENSNIENSGQSSLSDSEEEPIIININDDSGVVVGSPLFSNIGDFQGR; encoded by the coding sequence ATGCCTCTGCAGTGCCTTGTATGCCTTTCATTTTTGCATACCAACCGTAAAATTGCAATGCTAAGCATTATGAGAGagctacacttctccttatctGTTTATGTCTGTTTCTTGCTTCTCTTCGCGGCTTTTAGCTTTACTACAGCAAGCAATTCGTACTTGCCAGCTGATAATTATCTCATCAATTGTGGCTCACCTGAAAGCACCATGCTTCAAGATGGCCGAACCTTCAAATCTGATTCTCAGTCAGTTTCGTTTCTTTCTACAGATGAGAATATACTTGCTTCTGTTGATTCGGTTTCTGACATTTCTTCTTCCTCGTTTCCTCTGTCTCTTCCTCTGTTTTCAACTGCAAGAATCTTTCGAGAGGAATCAATGTACAGATTTCTTGTGTTTCGTCCAGGGCGCCACTGGCTACGTCTGTACTTTTACCCTGTTACGCACCCTTTGTATAACCTGACAACTTCTGTGTTCACTGTTAAGACCGATAAAATGGTATTCTTGCATGATTTTTCAGTCAAGGATTCCGCAAGACTTGTGTTTAAAGAGTACCTTGTAGATGTTACCTCAGACAGGTTTTCTCTTATATTATCACCTTTGAAGAATTCTTTTGCATTTATCAATGCCATTGAGTTTTTGTCAGCTCCGGATACAATCATCTCGGATTCAGCTTCTGCAGTTTCCCCTGTTGCTGATTTCAATGGCCTGTTGAAACATGCTTTTGAAGTATCATATCGAGTTAATGTTGGAGGTCCCATCATCACTCCGAAGAATGATACACTTTGGAGGACATGGCAGCCTGACGTTGGCTACATGAAAATCCCTCAAGGTGTTAAAAATGTGTCTGTAGCACCTGATGTTGTGAATTATCCGGAGGGAGGAGCCACCCCTTTGATTGCTCCCAACGCGGTTTACTCATCAGCTAGTGAGATGGCAGACTCTGGCATGATCAGCCCGAACTTCAACCTCACTTGGGAAATGCCTGTGGACTCAAGTTTTTCTTATCTGATTCGGTTGCATTTCTGTGATATTGTGAGCAAAAGCCTCAATGAACTGTACTTTAACATTTATGTCAATGGTTTGATGGGCGCTTCATCTTTTGACCTCTCAGCACTCACTTCAGGCCTCAGTGTTCCTTACTACAGGGACTTTGTGCTCAATGCTTCAGCAATTTCAAATGATTTGATAAGGATTCAGGTTGGACCCTCTTCGTCACTTCAATCAGCTGTTCCAAACGCTCTTCTAAACGGCTTAGAAATCTTGAAGATGAGCAATTCTGACGGAAGCTTGGATGGGCTGTTCTCTTCTAGTGAGAAGCACTCGGCTACATCTACTGCAGTCAAAATTGCAGAGTTCACTGGCTTGGCACTGGCGGTTGCTGCAATAGTATTGCTTGTATTTACCATATGTAGGCGGAATAGAAGGCCTAGAGATTGGGAGAAACGACGCAGCTTCTCATCCTGTTTCCACCCTCTCAATTCCTCATCCTTCTGTATCAAAAGTAAGAGCAGTTACTCGAATACTTTTACCTCAGGGATCAATCTAGGCCGGGTTTTCACTCTCAGTGAATTGCGCGATGCAACTAGAAATTTTGATGAGACCGCAGTCATTGGCATTGGCGGTTTTGGAAAAGTGTATCTTGGTGAGCTGGAAGACGGAACATCATTAGCCATAAAAAGAGGGAATCAAAGTtcatcacaaggtataaacgaGTTCCAAACAGAGATTAAAATGTTGTCTAAGCTCAGACATCGTCACCTCGTATCCATCATTGGTTATTGTGATGAACAATCAGAAATGATCCTTGTTTACGAGTACATGGCCAAGGGCCCCCTTCGCGACCACATCTATGGCACAAACCTTCCTCCTCTCTCATGGCGCCAACGCCTTGACATATGCATCGGTGCAGCTCGTGGACTGCATTATCTCCACACAGGCGCATCCCAGGGCCTAATTCACCGCGATGTGAAAACAACCAACATCCTCCTGGATGAGAATTTCGTGGCCAAAGTTTCTGATTTCGGCTTATCTAGAGATGCACCCTCACTGGATCAGACACATGTGAGCACAGCTGTGAAGGGGAGCTTCGGATACCTCGACCCTGAGTACTTCAGGAGGCAGCAGCTGACAGACAAATCCGACGTGTATTCATTCGGTGTAGTTCTTTTTGAGGTTTTATGTGCAAGGCCTGCTCTAGACCCCACTCTGCCAAGAGAACAAGTGAATCTAGCTGAGTGGGCCATGACGCGACAAAGAAAAGGTGTTATCGAGAAGATTATTGATCCTAGGATAGCTGGAACTATAAGTTCAGAATGTCTGATGAAGTACGTGGAAGCCGCGGAGAAATGCTTGGCAGAATATGGTGTGGATAGGCCGTCTATGGGAGATGTGTTGTGGAACTTGGAGTTTGCATTGCAGCTTCAAGATGCATCTTCCCAACTTGATCCTCCAGAAGAAGAATTGGAGAATTCGAACATCGAAAATTCAGGGCAATCGAGCTTGAGTGACTCAGAAGAAGAGCCTATAATCATAAACATTAATGATGATTCTGGTGTGGTAGTAGGCTCTCCTTTGTTTTCGAATATCGGTGATTTTCAAGGGCGCTAA
- the LOC108192963 gene encoding uncharacterized protein LOC108192963 has protein sequence MEPYNESECSMLGVDQSSSIDINVFPPVNHEGLHASSLHSHQDELSPESQTLLKLPSCLPSVANLPSSQLNLTQLRNLGSKFLHQYATRIHSWLRNHCVSSGGSGIISFFFAPSTALATMLLMLWYWRLQKQRRVLEESRHHLIRIVRERDEEIGKLMRQIALMKKVLYRDGALSPRTT, from the exons ATGGAACCTTATAATGAATCTGAGTGTTCAATGCTTGGGGTAGATCAGAGCTCCAGCATCGACATCAACGTCTTTCCACCGGTTAATCATGAAGGCCTTCACGCATCTTCCCTTCATTCCCATCAAGATGAACTTTCCCCAGAAAGTCAAACCCTGTTGAAACTTCCTAGCTGTCTGCCCAGTGTGGCGAACCTTCCCAGTTCCCAGCTTAACTTGACCCAGCTGCGGAACTTGGGATCCAAGTTCTTGCATCAGTATGCAACTCGCATCCACAGTTGGCTCCGGAATCACTGTGTTTCCTCTGGAGGAAGTGGGATCATATCTTTTTTCTTTGCTCCATCCACCGCCCTTGCCACCATGCTGTTGATGTTGTGGTACTGGAGGCTTCAGAAGCAACGTCGGGTACTAGAAGAAAGTCGTCATCATTTGATCAGAATTGTCCGTGAAAGAGATGAG GAGATCGGTAAATTGATGCGTCAAATTGCTCTCATGAAAAAAGTTCTGTACAGAGATGGCGCTTTGAGCCCTAGGACAACATGA
- the LOC108192962 gene encoding probable plastid-lipid-associated protein 4, chloroplastic, translated as MALSSPSTLIFSATSSTTAASVDNLWPCSLSKSSLSRNPPAKQSSDVVSTSSTAKWRTRVSFFPAFLNNPKKNAKLIKEELLEAIAPLDRGAEATPEDQQIIDQITRRLEAVNPTKAPLKSELLNGKWELLYTTSVSILQIKRPKFLRSKVNYQAINADILRAQNMESGPFFNQVTADLTPVSDKKVGVKFDYFKIGGLIPVKAPERAVGSLEITYLDDELRVSRGDKGNLFILKMIDPSYRVPASG; from the exons ATGGCCTTATCCTCTCCCTCAACACTAATATTCTCCGCAACCAGCAGCACCACCGCAGCCTCCGTCGACAACCTCTGGCCTTGTTCTCTCTCCAAatcttctctctctagaaacccacctgcaaagcaaagcAGCGATGTTGTGAGCACCTCCTCCACTGCAAAATGGAGGACCCGAGTCTCATTTTTCCCGGCTTTCCTGAATAATCCCAAAAAAAATGCCAAACTTATCAAAGAGGAGCTTCTTGAAGCCATTGCTCCGCTTGATCGTGGCGCAGAAGCCACCCCTGAAGACCAACAAATAATTGATCAGATTACTCGCAGGCTTGAAGCGGTGAATCCCACCAAGGCACCTCTGAAATCTGAGTTGCTCAATGGGAAATGGGAGCTTCTGTACACTACTTCAGTGTCGATTTTGCAAATTAAGAGACCCAAGTTTTTGAGATCAAAGGTGAACTACCAAGCTATTAATGCTGATATACTAAGGGCTCAGAATATGGAATCAGGGCCGTTCTTTAATCAGGTGACTGCGGATCTCACACCTGTGAGTGACAAAAAGGTGGGGGTGAAATTTGATTACTTTAAAATTGGTGGATTGATACCTGTAAAAGCTCCTGAGAGAGCCGTGGGGTCACTGGAGATTACTTACTTGGATGATGAATTGAG AGTATCAAGAGGTGACAAAGGCAACTTGTTCATCTTGAAGATGATTGATCCCTCCTACAGAGTCCCTGCTAGCGGATGA
- the LOC108225143 gene encoding 2-hydroxy-palmitic acid dioxygenase mpo1-like, translated as MGLFDLEKHFAFYGSYHSNPVNIFIHTIFVWPILFTSLVLFYFTPALFSFSEISFLGHKLILNLGFVFTLIYALFYIGLDYKAGSLGALLCFGCWVFASSLASHLGFSLAWKVVLAAQLVSWSAQFIGHGVFEKRAPALLDNLIQAFLMAPFFVLLEVLMLFHYEPYPGFRKSVEAKIKAEIEEWEEEKKKKTY; from the exons ATGGGTTTGTTTGATCTCGAGAAACACTTCGCATTCTATGGATCATACCACAGTAACCCTGTCAACATCTTCATCCACACTATCTTCGTTTGGCCCATCCTCTTCACTTCCCTTGTTCTCTTCTACTTCACCCCCGCTTTATTCAGCTTCTCCGAAATCTCCTTCTTGGGTCATAAATTAATTCTTAATCTAGGGTTTGTTTTCACCTTGATTTATGCTTTGTTTTACATAGGTCTTGATTATAAAGCTGGTTCTCTCGGCGCTCTTCTCTGTTTTGGTTGTTGGGTGTTTGCTAGTTCTCTTGCAAGTCACTTGGGCTTctctttggcttggaag GTTGTCCTAGCAGCTCAGTTAGTTAGCTGGAGTGCACAGTTTATAGGCCATGGTGTGTTTGAG AAACGGGCCCCAGCTCTCTTAGACAACCTAATCCAGGCCTTCCTGATGGCACCTTTCTTCGTACTGCTTGAG GTACTAATGTTATTTCACTATGAACCGTATCCTGGATTCCGCAAATCCGTTGAAGCAAAGATAAAAGCTGAAATTGAAGAATGGGaggaggagaagaagaagaaaacatATTAG